The DNA region ATAGAATACGCCGAAGCTCCGATGTCTAGAAACCAAATCCCATCGGTTTCGGTTCGTACGTGGCCACGGGACCGATTCGCCGAAGGTTTCTTCCTGGGGAAAAAGACAGACACTGACGGATGGCTTCCTGTCCCGCATTCCGGAAGCCTCTCCTCGAATCCCGGCAGCCGCATCTGACGGTCGGTCGTACCGACTGGCCGTTCTCTTCCGTGGGTGGCACGGACAGACGACGGATACGAGCGGGTCGCGCGCACTAAGATGCAGTCGTGCCGGGCGTGACTTTCGACGCCAATGGAAACCGGCAACGGACGTCGGGAACGAACGCCAGGAATCCTGGACTGTGGGAGGGGTGCGAAACAATCCATACACACCCGCCATTGCAGGAGTGAAGGTTATTGTTGGAGAGCATAAAGAGGGTGTCGGTAGAGGAACGGAACGGTACAGTACAGAACGGCAAGGTGCAGTAGTGTAAGATGCAGCCGTTACAGGAAGACGGCGAACGTCCAGCACCGGATCCACTCGCGGCTCCGGacgataccaacaacaacaacaacaacaaggactACGACGACTACTCTCCCGCTCACACACATCTCAAAACGTACACGGCGGGAGAAGACAAATCGCGACTCCAACAAGCGGCTCGGGAACTCGGACTTCGTCAAGCTCGTCAGCCGCGACGGCAAGTCCGCAAGGTCCACGACTTTCACCAGAACCCCGTATCCATACAGGCTTTCTGGAATGCTCTCTGGAACTCGGCGACGGAAGACGCGCGCATGCGAGCCGTCTATGTCCCACCGCACTACGATGCCCAAGGAATGCTGCTCGGGGATTACTACCACGACaacatcgacgacgacgattaCTTCTTCCGACACGCCCCGTCGCAGCCCGATACGGAACTCGGACCCTCCCGACCTCccttgtcgtcttcgtccgccGTAGATTCACACGGTGAACCACTCGGCGGGGGAAATTTGACCGCTGCCGTCCTCGGAATCGTCAAAGGCATGGTCGGTCCGGCGATCTTGTATCTACCCCACGGATTCGCCACCGCCGGATACCTAGTAGCTCTCCCTATCGTCATGGTTTGTACCCTGCTCTTTTTGTACTCCTCCCGCTGTCTACTGGATGCCTGGAAGATCGAACAGGAAAAAGTATCGCCACCGCAATCTCGAGAAAGTGACACATCGTCCTCCAACGAACGTACCGCACTACTCCCACATCACCGTCCACGGCAGTTCTTGTCCTACCCGGAACTCGCCTACCGAGCTCTCGGACCTTCCGGAGAACGGACCGTCCAACTCGGAATCGCACTCATGCAATCCGGCGTCTGTTTGACCTACCTCATATTCGTACCACAAAATCTACACTCCTCCTGGTTGCACCTCACCAATCAGTCCGTCGCGCCCTCCTACTGGTTGATTGTCATGTTGGGTGTCCAGGTACCTCTTTCCTGGATACGGGATATTCGCAAATTTACACCCACCAATTTGCTCGCCAACGGACTCATCCTTTACGGACTCGTCACCTGCATTGGCTTTGCTCTGGACGAAGCCTCACAACCCTGGCAACCGGTTGCGGCTGTTGTGGACCCGGCAGCCGTCCACGACAGTCCCTGGGCCAATATTGGACAACATTTCGCAGCCCTGCAACCGTGGGCTGCCGACTGGTTCCTCTTTGTCGGTACCAGTGTACGTGCATATTCACGTACTCATACATGTCGACAACCCGGAAATTAGTCGCTGCCTTTTGTCTGTTGGTTCGCGGTGTATATCCCAACGTACCCACACGTTCTTTGTTTTTAATTTCCTTTCCTCCTATACAGGTCCTGCTTTTTGAAGGATCCATTACGCTCCTGGTGCCGCTGCAGGAAGCCGTGGATGACGAACAGCAACGTGCCCAATTCCCGGCCGTCTACCAACGCGTGATTCTCAGTATTGTTGGCTTTTACGTCGTCTTTGGCCTGACCTGCTGGATGGCCTTTGGTCCCGACGTGCAAACCGTCTTGACAACCTCGCTGCCCAACACCAACCTCGCCACGACCGTGCAACTGGCGTACTCAGTCGCCGTCTTGCTCACATTTCCGTTACAAAATTTCCCTGCTCTAGAAATTGCCTGTCGCGGAATCCAATCACAAGTCCGCAAACGTACGCATCTGGCAGTTTCCCGGAACGTGACGAGTTCTGTCCTGGTCTGTTTGCTCGGTGCCGTGGCTGTCTGGACCATGGATGATCTCGACAAGGTCGTATCGCTTATGGGATCACTTTTGGGTTGTCCGATTGCCTTTTGTTTTCCACCGCTGATTCATTCGCGCCTCGATCCCAATCTATCGATCCAGCGATTGTGGGCCAACCGGATTGTGGCCGGCTTGGgtgtcgtcgccatggtACTGGCGTCCGCCGTGACACTCATTACGTGGTAGACAGAGCATTGTCGCGCGACGCAGGCCAGTGGATTTAGTTTGGTGGAGGAAAGGCTACGGCCAACTATAGTTGAGATGTATTGGTTACGCTCGCTACTGTACTACCGTTACCTGGGCGCGTGaatgaagaaagaaaaatctcAGCATTTTGTGCTCTCCAAGActtccaaatgttggacaTATCCTGCTGTCATTCTACAAGTTGTCCCCGTTTGGTGATAGATTGTGTTTTCGAAAAGATATGCTTTCGCAAATCACTTTTTTTCACTCGATTGGCTGGTACGGCCAAAAAAAGGGGCTGCAATTTCAAAGATACCTGGATCGTCCACCATGCGCGAAAAAGTATCAGTTTCGACAATATGGAACGAATGGATCGTTACATGCGTGGAAACGACAAGTGCAAAGCAGCCATTGCATGTTCTCGTGTTGTTCACGCTCCCGCAACACACAAAATCCTGGTACTCATTCCTGTACTCATGTCTGGTATGGACGTTTCCTATAAAGTTGCTATTGTTCAGGATGGAGATGCTTTGATTTCTCTTGGTTGGTGATAACAATGCAAGAGCGTCGATTGTTGCTGTGAGGATACGCCCATTTCATGCGTGAGAACCAGCAGATATGGAACAGTGGCTGGCGGAAGGAGAGCTAGGAATGAGAGATGTATAGTGGTCCAGTCAAATGGTACAATACGTGCACTAATGGCTCACAAGCCTTCGAGAgtacttttgtcgtttgATATTCACTTGGCGCTGGCCTTGGCATCAAGATATATCGGGACTAGGACATTACTCCTTCTTGATCAATAGACAGCAATCCACGGAAGCCGCTCTTAGCATGGCCATAGGTACACGAGTATACATGGTCTCTATCTTACTGGAAGCGTAGCTTTAGATTATGAGTGAATTAAAATGTACCTGTCCTTTTGGTAACCTAGACTAAGTCTGACTCGTTCGTCTATTCCGTGACACATACTTTATCTTAATATGCTTATGACATGAATAATCAGTTATTTTGCGCACCCTTACATCTACAGTGTCAACAACAGGGCTATATTGTCATTGTATCTCTTGTTCCCCTCTCATGAAAGTGTGTATAGGTTTAACCAGGAAGTGGCGGGATCGAATATCACGCGATGATCCCGATTTCGAAAGAATCAGTGACGGGCGATCAAGCTACATCTTGCAGTCAATTTGGAAACGAAGTGTTGTACAGGTATTGATCTTCGGGTCGTTGTACAGGTATTGACCTTCAACTTACACTGATGTAAGGATAGTCATCATGGCGCCAAATAAAGTGCTTTGGTTAGCAAACTTTGCTCAACTAGAGGCCTTCGCTTCGAAACACGGTCACTGCCTAGTTCCGTTTACGAGTGAAACACGACAATTGGCAAAGTGGACCACCAGCCAACGCACAGGCAAACTGGAATCGTGGCAGAAGGAAAAGCTAACGAGTATCGGTTTTAATTGgaaatcgaagaaagaaCGTCAGGACGAAGAATGGGAGAGTTTGCGTAGGAAGCTCGAGCAGTATGGTGCCTCCCACGGACATTTGCGCGTCCCGTTGACAAATGGGAGCGATCCAGTGCTCGGGACGTGGGTCGCCAATCAACGCAAACTCCACAACCAAGGAAAGCTCCGCGCAGATCGAATTCAGATCTTGTCTGAAATGGGCTTTGTTTGGTGGTCTACACCAGGGGATCgatcaaaggaaagcagTACCTCGACCAAATCGCTTACCGGCAGTATTGCCCCCACCGACCCCGCCTCCAAAATGCCTCTTCGACGACGGCCGAAACAGAATAACGTAAAATACGACAAAAAATGGAACGAAATGTTAGTGCGCCTCCAGGCTTACAAGGCCAAGCACGGCGATTGCCTGGTGCCATACGGATACACTCCTGATCCGGAATTGGGCAACTGGGTCGGTACGCAGCGTCGAGACTATCACAAAAAAACCTGGTATGGATCCAATCGCGTCATAGCAGAAAGCAGACAACGTAAGCTTGACGAATTGGGCTTTTTGTGGGGCGATTTGGTAGGGAGAAACCAGAGTCCTGCGGGAGTCGCAACACTTGCctttcgaaaaatgcaaaaGCGAGTAGcgcaagaagaagcaacaCAAAGCAATGACGAAGAGTTCGAATTATGTTCCGACGAATAAAGTATTACTCATGCATCCGTATTTTTATACATTTCCGTACCTAAAAAATATGCTAGTCGTGGGTGCGTAATGTGCAAGGCGAACGGGAACGATTGATACACCAGCATGCCTAATGTAAGTGTCAACAATACGATAGTACAACAACAGGATTTTACAAATTGACACTCCAGCGCCTTTGTAATGTGCGGGgctcttactgttagtacaCGCGTGGCCTTGAAAAGCTACGGCTTCTTTGCGCagaatctcagcaaaacttGGTTCAATTCGTCGGGCGCATCGTGTGGCGACCAGTTCCCACAGGAGGGCAAGGTCACGGTTTCTATTGATCCTTCCACCCACTCGTTTAGACGGCGGTAGCAATCGCTGGGTAACCACAGTGAGGAGCACTCCTCCTCATCGGtggtattcacagtcaatacgtGTCGTCCGGAAACAAAAAGTACCGGACTCAGTATTTTTCCCAGTTTGTTCGCTTGCTCCAGTGATGTTGGCAGGGTTCGGATGTACTGCATCCAACAAAAGATGGATCCGGGACGACCAAGGGCGTCGCGATATACGTCCAAAGTACGGTCGTCGACGCCAGTTCCTTGAATATATCGAGACAGTAACCAAGCACGGTGGAAGGAGAATACGGTGCGTGCCAGCCAGGTAAATTTGCTGAAAAAAACCAGTGACCTTAATCGTATCCGATGAGACCACGGAAGACGCGAAAGCTCCAGTGCTTGCATGGGAACCGAATGCAGCAAGACAACCTTTTCCACTCGATAGGGAAATCGCGCTGCCGTCGCAGCAGCAATCATTCCACCCCAATCGTGACCTACGAGAATACACTTCTCGACCTCTAGCATGTCCAACAGTTCGGAGCAATCTTCCGAAAGCGTATGCAAATCGAACCCGACGCCCACTCGTTCCGACAAATTGACGCCTCTCAAGTCCGGAGCGACGACACGATACCCCGCGTCGGCCAACACTATGATGGTACTGCTCCAAGTGTACCAAAACGCAGGAAACCCGTGCAACAAAACAACCAGCGGGTCTCCCTGCCGTCCTGCTTCCACCCAGTGCGTACGTGTTCCATTGACAACGGCTTCCTTATGCAACCAAGGGGTGCTCTTCCGACCGGCGCCGGAGGACAAGCAGGAACTCCGCGAGCCGCTGACACCAAGCAAATGCCAGTCTCCCGTTGCCGTTCCGCAAGtcatgaagaagatgatcGCCTTCTGTCGCCAAAGGTTAGCCACGCACTGCTCGCCCGACGGTGATTTACAGAAAAAGCAGTCGACGGCAACCAACGCCCGATTCAAACGGCCTTAACGGCGTGAACGACAGCAGTGCATGGCGATGCTATGGTGGATCGCTTTCTCTGATCATCCGGGTTAATGGAGTCGCGTTTCTCGCACGATCGAAGAACAGACTTGTCACGCTCCTGTCTAGCTATTTTCTCTCCTTGTGTGACCAGTTTCTATATCGACCGGCTCGGTTTCTTTCTGTTGTTTAAATAAGTTGGTACTAAGACATGGAGTGAGTAAAAACATTAATCACACTTGTATATGCATCATTTGGTATTCTGCACACCTACCGTTGGTCGGGCCATTCCTTCGCCGATTTGGAAACTCGTTTCACATTTTTGTGCCTTTTCGTTCACGCTACACAGGACCAACAAAGCGATTCGGCAACCTGCATACCATAGCCGGGAACCTCGAAGTTTGTTTTCGTTCTCTTGCTGTTTTCCGTTACACTTGCTTTCCTACGCCAGTCTTCGTGATCTGTCGTTCCATTCTGAGTACAAGCCCATAAGATGCGCGGTATCTTCTTCGCAGCATCCACGCTGGTTCTCGGCATCGCTTCCTTTCGGGCGACCGATGCCCAGGACGTCAGCTGCCAGTTGGTTCGTCAACCCAATGGCAGCGTTGAATACGTATGTGACCAAGTAAGGGAGCCAATGCGGCCTCCCCTCGTCCCAGACGGCCAAACCTATCAACAAGGCCCGGTAGAAAAGTACTACCTTCAACAACCGGCGGAAGATGTGAATGCATCGGCAAACGCTACCATTCCAATCTTACGTCGTGTAGGCGTCCCGCCATTTGATACTCCTCTACAGGCTTGCCAAGGAAGCTGTGGAAGTGACGCAGATTGCGCGACTGGACTCGTGTGTCTTGATCAGTTGGATCGGCCGCGAgatggaagcgtccaaggATGTTCCGGTAACGGTCGCCTGACTATGAGCGTGTGTGTGGTACCGGGTTCGGAAGTTGATCTCAAGATTGGATCGTTGTCGTTAGAAAAGTGCCAGGGGACCTGTTCTTCAGACGATGATTGTGCTGGTGGCCTCGCTTGTTTCCGGCGCCAAGGAACGGAAACCGTACCAGGTTGTCTCGAACGTGATGTGAGCGAGTCTAACTTCTGCCATGATCCCAACGAAACCTTGGCAAGATTAGCTTTCGTGGGTGCGGCCcctcactcacagtcatcgCTACTTCCTACATGCTCTGGATCCTGTTCATCAGATTGGGACTGCGTTCGCGGCAGTAATTGCTTTCGTCGAGATGGCACGGAATCCGTTCCTGGATGTGAAGGAAGAGGACTCAGTGGAGCCAATTATTGTTACATTGCTCCGGAGGGGTCTTTGCTTCTGGTCGGCGATGGTGTAACATACATACAATATCCATTGAGACAATGCGAAGGACATTGTATTGCCGATATCGATTGCGAAAGTGGTTTGAAATGCTTTCGACGCGAAGGTTCGGAACATATTCCTGGTTGTGACGGAGAGGGCGCGGATCGAACCAACTACTGTTACCAACCATTTCCGGATACTTCCGGTCCAACGGATGGCCCTACACTGGCACCGCTTTCAGTCTCCCCATCCAATTCTCCTTCTTTAATCCTAACGCTTGATCCCACCAATAGCTTGGGATCTCGAGGTGGCGAATCCGAGTCCCCTTCGACACCGACATCAGATATGCCGTCGATATCACCATCAGATGAACCTTCAATGATACCTTCTGATACGCCGTCAATGGTACCGTCTGACGTGCCTTCGATGCTGCCGTCCGACGCACCCTCGATGATTCCATCTGATAGTCCCTCAGACACGCCATCTGATGTTCCTTCGGACGTGCCTTCGGTGTTGCCCTCTTTTTCACCTTCTATGAGGCCTTCTGATACTCCTTCGACAATGCCATCGGATACTCCTACCGACGTCCCCTCAGATGCCCCCTCTGATTCACCGTCAGATGTTCCCTCCGACGTTCCATCAGATGCACCTTCTGATGTTCCCTCCGACGTCCCTTCAGATGCACCTTCTGACGTCCCTTCAGATACCCCCTCTGATGTTCCCTCTGACGTCCCTTCAGATACCCCTTCTGATGTCCCCTCTGACGTCCCTTCAGATACACCTTCTGCCGTACCCTCTGATGTCCCTTCAGGTAACCCTTCTGACGTCCCTTCAGAAACCCCCTCTGACGTCCCTTCAGATACCCCTTCTGATGTTCCCTCTGACGTTCCCTCTGACGTTCCCTCTGATGTCCCCTCCGACGTCCCTTCAGATGTGCCCTCTGACGTCCCTTCAGATACCCCTTCTGATGTTCCCTCTGATGTCCCTTCTGATACTCCCTCCGATCTCCCATCCGACGTGCCGTCTGATGTACCGTCCACGATGCCGTCTTCTACGTTAGGTGGTACCTCATCTAATGGGCCAGTAACGGGAAAGGGCAGTCTAGCACCAACCGGTAGCTTTTCGGGTGAGTCGAGTGGAAGGCCTTCTAAGACTCCTGGTGTGATGGTTGAATTGAGCGCAAGGCCAAGCGAGTCTTTTACCCCATCTCCGACTACTTTCCCAGTACTCCTTCCTTCAAAAGTACCGTCAATAGCTCCATCTCGCACTGAGACCGTTGCTCCGAGCACAGCCTTCCCCACTGAGACTTCGTCATCACTGCCCACTTTGACTACGACTGTGTCTTCAGCTCCGACACAAATGTGCAGTATGTCCGCATCAGAGCGCGCAAGCACCATCATGGgaattttggaagaggaCTTTAACGATGTGAGCAGTCCTCAGTTCCGGGCGGTGGAGTGGTTGGTGCAAATAGATCCTCTTTCGCTTTGCCCAGGAGATGAGAACTTGGAGCAACGATACATTTTGGCTGTGCTGTATTTCCAAACCGGTGGAGAATGGTGGACACGATGTTCACCTATGAGTGCTGAAGTTTGCGACCAGGGTGAAGCTTTTTTGAGTGGCGCAAATGAATGTGCCTGGGGTGGAGTCAATTGCGATTCTTCGAGTCGTGTGACGGCTCTTCACTTGGATTCAAACAACTTATCGGGTAGTTTGCCCAGCGAGTTGGGTCGTTTGGCATATTTGGTCGAACTGGAcatggacgacaacgagcTGACGGGTTCCATACCGCGGATTCTGGGACagctttcttttttggaaattgttgaCCTGGACGACAACCAATTGACGGGAAGCATCCCGGAAGAATTGTACAGTGTCAGCTCGCTGGAGATTTTGGATCTGGATATTAACCAATTGACAGGAACTATTTCTACCCTCATTGGCAATCTGGTAAATCTGTACTATTTGCAGATTGACTCGAACAAATTTACGGGCAGCATACCGTCCGAGGTGGGCACTCTGACTCGTCTCGAATACTTCTCCATGACCGATATTCAAATAGCCGAGGCTCTACCCGACTCGTTATGCAGCCGCGATACCTTGCTTTTGTTCGGAGATTGTGAGGTTTGTGTGGTAGAAGACTGCTGCACCGCTTGTCTCGCCAAGGAGACAACTCCGTAAAAACCTTGTACACGCGGACCCCCCAAGCGGTACACACATCGCATTGCCCACGGGCACTCGTTCCAGGAATAAGACTCTCGAATAAagttatatatatatatatatatacatattGAAAAAGGAATAAGATAGAATTTACTGTATGCAATGAGTTTATTCTGCTTTGAAATAAGTGCAATGCTGTCGTTGCGTGCTCGACTGGGATACAGCTTTACCCACGACGGAAACGTATCCACGGAGGTTCGGTTGGCCGCTTTGCGACTACCACGGACCCGTGGATGCTTTTGTATGATCCAACACTAGCCTACAGCGCGGGCAGTTGTTTCCAACTGCGTTGCGCGGAGATGGGTCGGAAGTGTGACCATGGGCACTCCGCCCGGAGTTGAAAAGGACGTTTTCGTCCATTGCGCCCGGTACTCGTATTATTGCAGTTTGTGTCGTATAAGATACAGACAAGACACGGTTCACGCCCAAATCCCACCGAACTCAAAACACACAGCCAATTTCGTCACCCAACAAAAATATACCATACGCCGTTCACGGAACCCAACACCAGTGCTGGTCCGACGACTCATTGCAATCTACTTGCTGTTCCTGTATTCTGCAAGTCAATTCGAAGTGTCCTGGAACGATTCTGTCATGACGAAACCCAAATCTTGCGTATCGTACAGTGTCCTCTATTACAAGCGGGCGGCCAATACAAAAAAGGTCTACCAACGCAAAGGCGTGACAACGTTGGACGGAGTCTTGACGATTCATTCCGATTCCTCCAGGATTGTGTTGCGATCGGCGGATGGGGCAGATGTGCCGACACAGAACGACGCGTTGAATGCATGGAGTAAAGCGGCCAAGGCACCGGGAATGCTGGTACTGTCCTCGGTCCAACGCGACGTTGCACAGCAAACGTGgtcggaagacgacgaatTTACCGTGGGGCCGTATCGAATTGAAATCTTGAAGCGCCTGGATCCGAACGAAAACTGCAGCCccgtcatcaacaacattgaCATTGTCCGAGGCCCGTCAGTCGTACACGGCCAGACAGTACGAACGGGAGTCCCAATGCAGGCTTTACCGTCCAGAACTCGACTGCCGCTCAAACGCAAGGCTCTACCTTTGCAATCCACATCCACTTTGTCTTTGGGGAAACGAGTAATCGGCGCACTAGCTCGCAAGACAATCCCTGCCACAACTCCAGCAATAGGATCCATAGCACAATCTTGTGAACTAGTAAAGAGCGGAATAGCAAGCAAATGTACGGTGGACAAGGGGACGTCTCGCACACTTCTGCCCACTGCGCGCCCATCCCCACCGACGATGGTCCGCCGGACTCCGCTGGTGTCCCGATCCAACACTACAACCACAACCTCCCAAAGCAATCTGAAGCGACGCACGACGCCATTAATGGGGTTGAAATACACGTTGGCGAAAAATCGGGCCAAGCTGGCGTCGTGCCCGGCAACTCGTCGATACCTACCGGGCGCAACCAGCACCTCAACCATTCCCGCGACAAACACATCTCCTCCGCAATCGTCCACCAATTTACTGGCGAACGTACCTCTACCTGCCTCGGTACGATCCGTGCTTCGCCCTCATCAAGAAGAAGGAGTGGAATTTTTGTGGCAAGCACTGGCACCAATGGCCGTCTCCGGCAACGAGCAAAATGACACCCAAAGTCCCGCAAGGGGCGCTATTTTGGCCGACGAAATGGGTTTGGGGAAGACGCTCATGACTATTGCCATCATTGCCGGTCTGCATCGTCGACAAAGAGACAAGGTGAGTCCAAACAGCAAAGCGTGGTGTCGTTTGTTCGTACTCGCATAGATGACTCGCCATGCAGACAACGCCTTTGTCAGTCAAACCCTCACAGCTCTTGTGTTTTGGTTCGTTTCAGCAATTCATCGTGGTCTGCCCTTCTTCACTCGTTACCAATTGGGCCAGGGAGTTTGACAAGTGGATCGGCCGGGCCAGTCAACCAAAACGTGTAGTCATTCAGAAAGGCGGCGAAGAGGGGGTCGCGGCTATGCGGGCGTACTGCGCTGGcatgttgaaaaagaaaaagcaattGCAGAAGATTGGTCAAGTATTGATTGTCTCGTATGATTTACTTCGGCGGCAGGTCGAGCATCTCCAAGATGCCTGTGCATTCGGTTTACTTGTCGTGGATGAAGGCCATCGTCTCAAAAATACTTCCGGATCATTGACCTTGACGGCCTTGGAATCGCTGACAGCTGATGCTCGCTTATGCATTACAGCTACGCCGATGCAAAACAATCTTTCCGAATTTTACAATCTCGTCAACTTTGTTCGTCCTGACGTGCTCGGATCTCTCAACGAATTCCGTGACAGTTTTGATCGGCCAATCTCTGCTGCCAATCACAAGCACGCCACACCGTCCCAAATTGCGACGAGCCGGGAGCGATCAAGTGCCTTGGAGACCCTAACCAAACCCTTTATTTTGAGAAGACTACAGGCGGATGTATTGAAGAGCATGTTGCCACCTCGAGTGGAAACTCTTTTATTTTGCCGGCCTTCGGAAACTCAACGCGCTCTTTACCACCAATTGACGGCTCGCATTTCGGGTGGCAGTTGTACCGATGGCGGCACTGACGCTCTCAAAACTCTGACAACGCTGCGTAAAATCTGCACACATCCATCCATCTGCAATgatgacaatgtcaaacCATGGAATCGGCCAGAGAAAGGACCTTGCCTCAAGTATGACATTGCTCTGTCTGGAAAGATGACTGTGTTAGATAAGTTGCTGCAGTCGATTCGTGAGAACGCTCCGAATGACAAGATTGTGGTAGTTTCAAACTACACTTCCGCCTTGACAATCGTGGAGTCCCTCATTCTCGGCCCACGTAAGCTTGGCTTTCTTCGTTTGGACGGTGGTACCGAGTCATCACAGCGACAGCCACTCGTAGAGTCTTTCAATCGCTCTCATCCAGAGAAGGTTTTCTGTTTGCTCCTATCGTCCAAGGCCGGTGGCTGCGGTTTGAACTTGGTAGGCGCGAATCGTCTCT from Phaeodactylum tricornutum CCAP 1055/1 chromosome 23, whole genome shotgun sequence includes:
- a CDS encoding predicted protein, giving the protein MAPNKVLWLANFAQLEAFASKHGHCLVPFTSETRQLAKWTTSQRTGKLESWQKEKLTSIGFNWKSKKERQDEEWESLRRKLEQYGASHGHLRVPLTNGSDPVLGTWVANQRKLHNQGKLRADRIQILSEMGFVW
- a CDS encoding predicted protein — translated: MTKPKSCVSYSVLYYKRAANTKKVYQRKGVTTLDGVLTIHSDSSRIVLRSADGADVPTQNDALNAWSKAAKAPGMLVLSSVQRDVAQQTWSEDDEFTVGPYRIEILKRLDPNENCSPVINNIDIVRGPSVVHGQTVRTGVPMQALPSRTRLPLKRKALPLQSTSTLSLGKRVIGALARKTIPATTPAIGSIAQSCELVKSGIASKCTVDKGTSRTLLPTARPSPPTMVRRTPLVSRSNTTTTTSQSNLKRRTTPLMGLKYTLAKNRAKLASCPATRRYLPGATSTSTIPATNTSPPQSSTNLLANVPLPASVRSVLRPHQEEGVEFLWQALAPMAVSGNEQNDTQSPARGAILADEMGLGKTLMTIAIIAGLHRRQRDKTTPLSVKPSQLLCFGSFQQFIVVCPSSLVTNWAREFDKWIGRASQPKRVVIQKGGEEGVAAMRAYCAGMLKKKKQLQKIGQVLIVSYDLLRRQVEHLQDACAFGLLVVDEGHRLKNTSGSLTLTALESLTADARLCITATPMQNNLSEFYNLVNFVRPDVLGSLNEFRDSFDRPISAANHKHATPSQIATSRERSSALETLTKPFILRRLQADVLKSMLPPRVETLLFCRPSETQRALYHQLTARISGGSCTDGGTDALKTLTTLRKICTHPSICNDDNVKPWNRPEKGPCLKYDIALSGKMTVLDKLLQSIRENAPNDKIVVVSNYTSALTIVESLILGPRKLGFLRLDGGTESSQRQPLVESFNRSHPEKVFCLLLSSKAGGCGLNLVGANRLLLLDPDWNPASDVQAMGRVYRQGQTKPCWIYRLFTTGTVEEVILQRQLQKGNLTAWTVDGGKSSRQNSSDSRAKFSKEELTAAFTLKDEYCICDTKQKMGLAWPAYNRGTLSQYDDAPMKETAMSLSETLSFVHVVNDDACAEEEQDAALSTASSTHSALVNFSSNEVVSDTKQSNCKKHLEVFHCDDSLAVGDSDSEEEF
- a CDS encoding predicted protein, giving the protein MQPLQEDGERPAPDPLAAPDDTNNNNNNKDYDDYSPAHTHLKTYTAGEDKSRLQQAARELGLRQARQPRRQVRKVHDFHQNPVSIQAFWNALWNSATEDARMRAVYVPPHYDAQGMLLGDYYHDNIDDDDYFFRHAPSQPDTELGPSRPPLSSSSAVDSHGEPLGGGNLTAAVLGIVKGMVGPAILYLPHGFATAGYLVALPIVMVCTLLFLYSSRCLLDAWKIEQEKVSPPQSRESDTSSSNERTALLPHHRPRQFLSYPELAYRALGPSGERTVQLGIALMQSGVCLTYLIFVPQNLHSSWLHLTNQSVAPSYWLIVMLGVQVPLSWIRDIRKFTPTNLLANGLILYGLVTCIGFALDEASQPWQPVAAVVDPAAVHDSPWANIGQHFAALQPWAADWFLFVGTSVLLFEGSITLLVPLQEAVDDEQQRAQFPAVYQRVILSIVGFYVVFGLTCWMAFGPDVQTVLTTSLPNTNLATTVQLAYSVAVLLTFPLQNFPALEIACRGIQSQVRKRTHLAVSRNVTSSVLVCLLGAVAVWTMDDLDKVVSLMGSLLGCPIAFCFPPLIHSRLDPNLSIQRLWANRIVAGLGVVAMVLASAVTLITW
- a CDS encoding predicted protein, with the protein product MRGIFFAASTLVLGIASFRATDAQDVSCQLVRQPNGSVEYVCDQVREPMRPPLVPDGQTYQQGPVEKYYLQQPAEDVNASANATIPILRRVGVPPFDTPLQACQGSCGSDADCATGLVCLDQLDRPRDGSVQGCSGNGRLTMSVCVVPGSEVDLKIGSLSLEKCQGTCSSDDDCAGGLACFRRQGTETVPGCLERDVSESNFCHDPNETLARLAFVGAAPHSQSSLLPTCSGSCSSDWDCVRGSNCFRRDGTESVPGCEGRGLSGANYCYIAPEGSLLLVGDGVTYIQYPLRQCEGHCIADIDCESGLKCFRREGSEHIPGCDGEGADRTNYCYQPFPDTSGPTDGPTLAPLSVSPSNSPSLILTLDPTNSLGSRGGESESPSTPTSDMPSISPSDEPSMIPSDTPSMVPSDVPSMLPSDAPSMIPSDSPSDTPSDVPSDVPSVLPSFSPSMRPSDTPSTMPSDTPTDVPSDAPSDSPSDVPSDVPSDAPSDVPSDVPSDAPSDVPSDTPSDVPSDVPSDTPSDVPSDVPSDTPSAVPSDVPSGNPSDVPSETPSDVPSDTPSDVPSDVPSDVPSDVPSDVPSDVPSDVPSDTPSDVPSDVPSDTPSDLPSDVPSDVPSTMPSSTLGGTSSNGPVTGKGSLAPTGSFSGESSGRPSKTPGVMVELSARPSESFTPSPTTFPVLLPSKVPSIAPSRTETVAPSTAFPTETSSSLPTLTTTVSSAPTQMCSMSASERASTIMGILEEDFNDVSSPQFRAVEWLVQIDPLSLCPGDENLEQRYILAVLYFQTGGEWWTRCSPMSAEVCDQGEAFLSGANECAWGGVNCDSSSRVTALHLDSNNLSGSLPSELGRLAYLVELDMDDNELTGSIPRILGQLSFLEIVDLDDNQLTGSIPEELYSVSSLEILDLDINQLTGTISTLIGNLVNLYYLQIDSNKFTGSIPSEVGTLTRLEYFSMTDIQIAEALPDSLCSRDTLLLFGDCEVCVVEDCCTACLAKETTP
- a CDS encoding predicted protein produces the protein MTCGTATGDWHLLGVSGSRSSCLSSGAGRKSTPWLHKEAVVNGTRTHWVEAGRQGDPLVVLLHGFPAFWYTWSSTIIVLADAGYRVVAPDLRGVNLSERVGVGFDLHTLSEDCSELLDMLEVEKCILVGHDWGGMIAAATAARFPYRVEKVVLLHSVPMQALELSRLPWSHRIRLRSLVFFSKFTWLARTVFSFHRAWLLSRYIQGTGVDDRTLDVYRDALGRPGSIFCWMQYIRTLPTSLEQANKLGKILSPVLFVSGRHVLTVNTTDEEECSSLWLPSDCYRRLNEWVEGSIETVTLPSCGNWSPHDAPDELNQVLLRFCAKKP